The window tgttgtgaaaaaatattgaaatatatactaattgatatttatattgtgaaaaaaatccAACGAATGATACAGATATTTAATCCACGAACAGTAAAAGAAACagagatgttttttttttcaacttttacaaagtaacaaaatagatTTAGTCATCCTTACGGTGAAGGttcaatattatgtatacagaACTGGGAGTTCCTAAATGactattatttgtattatttgtaagTCACCTATAGTTTATATCGAAAGCGACATCTGTGGAATAAAATGATTGAGAAATTCTTTAATTGGATGACGCATACGGATGTCCTATCCCTATGGCTGTGGAAAAATCTttcgttgaaataaataatctaaacgtaataacaaaattggttatttaaattactgaaaCTTTAATCAgagtgttattaaatataaagaatatggtgttaatatatattactggcCGTATTAGCatcacaattattttaagctCACGAGGCTGACCAGAAAAACAATTGAACGTGCAAACTCGGTGACTGAAAGCTAGTGTTATGTAAAGTACTGAAACGTTAATccacagaatattaaaatagtttcacctgtaatttataaacgatCAGTGACCTGTAATTGAGcatgaaacattaaaattcaacGTCGCTCAGCAAAGTTTACTTACAAATTTAATGGAAAATCAACGAATTACGCCCTGTTTACATACACGATAATATCTTCAAGTTTATTTAAGCCCCTCCATTTGTTACTGCCTCTCATTTCGGTCGTCTACTGCgtgagataatattaaaatgataccTGACCATCTCTTTGATGAGGGGATTAATAACTCGTTGTTACGTAATGATATGAAacatgttcatttaaatagaattgttTACAACAAAACTCAAAAGGATTATGTGAGtccgtaattaaaatattcatgatatatagaacttataaatattaattaaaataatccgtGACGAAGGCAGTcgtttctatttattaattttatctatatgtaACGTTCATTGGATTAATTGTCTCTTTGAATTTGATAAGTTTTGCTTATATTAAAGCGAGAATAgcaattaaaactaaagttaTTAGAATGATACTATGTAATGCTGTGAGTTGAAATGATTTAGGAGCGTGATCAACGTAACCTGCTGTCATCCCAGGATGGTGACACTTGTGAGATACACGACCAGTTTTACAGAGACCACAAATTACTTCTGGTGTTGTTCAGAGCACTAGCGGTTATGCCGATCACACGATCAAGACctggtataaataaattataataattttcatcaacatgaatgtttactttaataattaaaatcatgttCTTGAAAGTATCCTACGAAACGTGCTCTCGTTTTATTTGAGTTATGAAATTGATAAAGATTTTCTTAGTTGTTTGTATTTCATGATAACATGTCCTTGTTGTTCTCAAAATTAACGTTCGACATCGACAATGTATTTTTCAGGCACGATTACATTTAGCTGGAAGTCTCGAGCGACGACGTACGCCATCTTTTTCTACATCGTCACCACAATCATTGTCCTGGTCGTCGGTTATGAACGTCTTATGATACTGCgttcaattaaaaagtttgatGATTACATATATTCCGTGCTATTTGTCGCTTTCCTTGTCCCGCACTTTTGGATCCCTTTCGTCGGATGGGGCGTCGCGCATCAAGTcgcaatatataaaacgaattGGGGAAAGTTTCAAGTGAGGCtcaattttttaacattgttaCGACACTTGCGGATCGAACTTGGCTATCAAATATACGTGACTTAAATATTCAATCGATTCTTGTATAGATCACGTATCCTAACTTATcatgtttcatatgtataaaaataagagaaaTAAGTAACACAGTctgtatgatataatatgatttacttaaagtatttaaGTTTTCAGGTGAGATATTATCGGGTGACTGGTGAAAATCTCAAATTTCCGAATCTTAAGACGTCTATCGTCATAATAAGTGTAGGATGTCTGTTACTCGCTGTCTGCTTTCTTCTCAGTCTGTGCGCATTGTTGGATGGTTTTCTTCTGCGTCACACGACAGCGTATTATCATATCATTACTATGATTAATATGAATTGCGCGTTGTGGTATATAAACTGCAAGGGGATTAAAATTGCATCACAGAGTCTCTCCAATTGCTTTAGCAGGGTATGGAACGTGACCCACTTGTTTGTTCGCTTAGtccacatttaattatatttttttatacaataaggAATTAGAAGTAAAGATAactaaatgatataaaagaaatcgagttgaaaatacatttattgaaagaaattttcattgtctttatattaaattaaatctaagtCACTGGTGATAtaggtgaaaaaaaaaacacttataatattttatgctgCAATTGAAGTTTTTATTCCAACCTCAATAACATTCATTTAGTATTTCAATAGAGTTATACGTTCcttatgaaagaaataaaacaagaatatCTTTTGTGAATATTTCCACATGAATAGTCAAGGGAACATTATGCTCACCTCTAAAATCTTCTTTTTAGGATGTGTCCATAGAATGTACGGCCAGTTTGATATCGAGCTATCGTTTCCTTTGGCTAAATTTGTCAGAATTGTTACAATCATTAGGAAACGCTTACGCCAGAACATATTCGACATATTGCCTTTTCATGTAAGTATGTATTTGCagtatgtttttgtttctattctATCTCATATGACTTTACAAACTTTCAAAGCGTCCAACCCAAAAGAAATTGGTTTTTCGATTAGGCTTACTAATAGATGTCAAAATTTTCCCCGAAGCTCGTGAAGTGGTGTCTCAAAGTAAGTAATAACCATCAGTCTTAGATTACAAGTTATATATGGGAATATAGAAGGATAACCTAAGtcctttataaaaacattttaaaattgaaaatccAATTGTGCAATAACCGaagtattgttataaataaaacaggcCTACTTtggtatatatagtatatatactatatatacatacgtatcAGTTTGGGCCTAATCTTTTTCTTACGTTTTTAAAGCGCCTTTGgtaatcaaatttttattattacctcgttttaagtaaatgttagtaaatacttatttacgTTCCACTTAGGTTTTTCAACATTACTATTGCTGTTTATGGCGCGTTGTCAGAAATTGTGGATCATGGTTTTCGGTTTAGTTTCAAGGAGATGGGCTTGATCGTTGATGCGGCTTATTGTTCAACGTTGCTTTTCATTTTCGCTGATTGCTCCCACAAGTCCACGCTGAAGGTAACCTTCCAATCTCACTATCATCACTTTAGTGTTTCAACATAATCTACTAGGCGAGTAAAGAATTAGgtccataataaaaaaaatgtaaaaatatgtgtcACGTTAAttgcttatataatattttattgaatttttttgtatattactaagtttattacgtatttatattgaatcaaCTTTGTGggttatcttaaaatattgtaagtagTCTTCAAATGCAAGTTTCGTATCTGCGACCTTCGGATATCGcgcttcatttatttttgtacttaaattcatgtttaaaatatttattacattgctCAAAAAACCAGGTCGCAGCTGGTGTCCAAGACTGTCTTCTATCCATCGATGTGTTGTCTGTTGATAGACCGACACAAAAAGAGGTAACTTTTTCTACTTAAATGCTGAATTACAAACAAGATTATTCACTCATAGCCTCGTTATTTAACTTCATGAGCTAATCAACAGTTTCGTTCTAAAATTTTGAAGGTCTTTAAGTTAAAAGCACTAATTAGACTTTTTCTAGTTGGATTCAGATTAcgattataaacatttttttgaaattgaatttgcaaaaaagagttttttttatatgtatg of the Danaus plexippus chromosome 13 unlocalized genomic scaffold, MEX_DaPlex mxdp_15, whole genome shotgun sequence genome contains:
- the LOC116770262 gene encoding gustatory and odorant receptor 22-like isoform X1 gives rise to the protein MIPDHLFDEGINNSLLRNDMKHVHLNRIVYNKTQKDYERDQRNLLSSQDGDTCEIHDQFYRDHKLLLVLFRALAVMPITRSRPGTITFSWKSRATTYAIFFYIVTTIIVLVVGYERLMILRSIKKFDDYIYSVLFVAFLVPHFWIPFVGWGVAHQVAIYKTNWGKFQVRYYRVTGENLKFPNLKTSIVIISVGCLLLAVCFLLSLCALLDGFLLRHTTAYYHIITMINMNCALWYINCKGIKIASQSLSNCFSRDVSIECTASLISSYRFLWLNLSELLQSLGNAYARTYSTYCLFMFFNITIAVYGALSEIVDHGFRFSFKEMGLIVDAAYCSTLLFIFADCSHKSTLKVAAGVQDCLLSIDVLSVDRPTQKEIDHFIQAIEMNPAVVSLKGYAHVNRELLTSAISMIAIYLIVLLQFKISLPKEISSS
- the LOC116770262 gene encoding gustatory and odorant receptor 22-like isoform X2, whose protein sequence is MVERDQRNLLSSQDGDTCEIHDQFYRDHKLLLVLFRALAVMPITRSRPGTITFSWKSRATTYAIFFYIVTTIIVLVVGYERLMILRSIKKFDDYIYSVLFVAFLVPHFWIPFVGWGVAHQVAIYKTNWGKFQVRYYRVTGENLKFPNLKTSIVIISVGCLLLAVCFLLSLCALLDGFLLRHTTAYYHIITMINMNCALWYINCKGIKIASQSLSNCFSRDVSIECTASLISSYRFLWLNLSELLQSLGNAYARTYSTYCLFMFFNITIAVYGALSEIVDHGFRFSFKEMGLIVDAAYCSTLLFIFADCSHKSTLKVAAGVQDCLLSIDVLSVDRPTQKEIDHFIQAIEMNPAVVSLKGYAHVNRELLTSAISMIAIYLIVLLQFKISLPKEISSS